The following are from one region of the Nocardioides marmotae genome:
- a CDS encoding YbdD/YjiX family protein: MSGPRPLTPRRALDGVRWYLKEISGEARWEAYLARCTEDGTPPMTRREYERHRTDQREHNPQSRCC; the protein is encoded by the coding sequence GTGAGCGGCCCCCGCCCCCTCACCCCCCGCCGGGCCCTCGACGGGGTGCGCTGGTACCTCAAGGAGATCAGCGGGGAGGCGCGGTGGGAGGCCTACCTGGCGCGGTGCACCGAGGACGGCACGCCGCCGATGACGCGGCGGGAGTACGAGCGGCACCGCACCGACCAGCGCGAGCACAACCCGCAGTCGCGCTGCTGCTGA